The genomic stretch GACATCAGGATTTGGCCACCAGCCGCCCCTGGAAAAGACCGCCCTTAAAAACCCTCGGCATATCATGGGCGGACAGGGGCCGTTCGAGGTAATAGCCCTGCATGGTAAAACACCGAAGGGTTGTCAGTTGATCAATCTGCTCCATGGTTTCAATGCCACCGGCAATTATTTCCAGATTGAGCTGGCGCGCCTTTCGAATCATCTCTTCGAAGTGACTTTTTTTGTCCTGCCCAACAAACAGGGTTTCTGCCGCGCCATGAGAGATTTTCACTCGGTCGATGGGGAAGTGTTTGAGATAACGCAAGGGGGCATAGCCCGTATCAAAGGTATCTACAGTCAACTGGATGCCCATATTTTTGAAATCCTGGAGAATTCGGGCTAACGACTCGGTGTTTTCCATTAGAACGCTTTCTGCCAACTCCAGCCCAAGGCACTGGGGGCTCAGTTCCGTGCGGGCAAGAGTTTCCTTGACGACCCGACTGAAGTCAGGATCACGAAAATGATGGCTCGAAAGATTGACCGATACCCTCACACAGGGGAAGCCTTCCTTCTGCCAGACTTTGTTCTGTGCGCAGGCGGTTTCGAGCACCCATTCACCCAGAGGGCGTATCAGGTTGGTCTCTTCGGCGGTACGCAGAAACTGCAGTGGGGAGATATGTCCACGCTCGGGATGCCGCCAGCGTAACAGGGCTTCGATCCCTGTGAGCTGACCTGTGCGCAAATCAAACTGTGGCTGGTAGACCAGATAAAATTGCCCCTCTTCAAGGGCCAGGCGCAGTTCCTGTTCAATGTGGTGACGTTCGAGAGCCTGCTGCCCCATCTGCTCTGAATAGAAGTGATAGGCGTTACGTCCCTTTTCCTTGGCAGCATACATGGCCATATCGGCACTTTTCTTCAAAAGATCGCCCTCATGGCCATCGTGAGGACACAGGGCAATGCCGATACTCGTCGTGATGTAAATCTTATGCCCTTCCAGATAGAAAGGCGCTGAAATGACTTCCAGAATCTTTCGTGCGACGGTCTCCACTTCCTGACGATTCTTCGTTCTGATCAGAAGAATAACGAATTCGTCGCCACCCAACCTGGCGACCATGTCCCCTTCCCTCACACTGGTTCTCAGACGTCGTGACACCGACTTGAGAAGGAGATCTCCCATGGCATGACCGAAGGTGTCATTGATATTTTTGAAGCGATCGAGATCGAGGAACAGCATGGCCAGCTGTTGATTGGCGGGCTGACCGTGAGAAAAGAGCTGTTCCAGGCGCTCCTCAAGGCGGCTACGATTGGGCAGACCTGTCAGGGCATCATGATAGGCGAGGTGGCGGATTTCCTGCTCGGCCTTTTTGCGTTCGGACACATCCCGAGCCACCCAGACCACCTGGATCACCTTGCCGGATTCGTTTTTTATCGGTGAGGTAAAAACTTCCAGGTGACGGATATCCCCCTTGGCATCAGTTACAGAGTAATCGGCCTGGGCGTGGGCGCCGCTCTTTTCGCTTTCCTCTATGGGACAGAAGGCATCCTGGGAAGGATAAGAGAAAGGTTTCTGCGGTAGCAGTTCGTAGCAGGAGCGTCCAACGACTTCTTCCTCACGCAAACCGACATTTTCCAGAAAAACCCGATTGACGGCCGTGAAAGAATAATCGGCGGTATCGATAATCGCCACGCCATCGCGGATGCTGCTGAGCACCGTCTTGGCCAACTGATTCGACTCTCGCAAGGCGCGCTGAGCCTCTTTTTGAGCCGTTATATCCTCGACAATCTCGATAAAACGGTGCGCTCGGCCAGCCGGGTCAAAAACAGGAAAGGCCTGCACCCGCATAACGCGGGGAGACCCGTCGGCATGATGACCGACTATCTCCTCGGTGGCGGGAGACCCGGTGCTCAGGGCGATAGCGCCAGGGCAGTCCGAACAGGGATTTTTCCGGCGCTTTAGTTCGCGAAAACACGGGCGCCCGACCAGGCTAGTGACATCCTTGTCAAAAATGCGCCCGATAGCTGAATTAGCCATCAGAATGTTGAAATTCTCATCAACGAGAGAAACCCCGAGGCCGAGGCTTTCAACCAGAGTGTGACATTGGGCTTCAATCTCCCGCCGTTTTCGTCGCACATGCGATAACTTGATCAATATGCCATAGATCGTCAGACCGAAGGCCAGGGTAAGCAAAAAGTTCCAGTGCAGAAAATAGCGGCTTGTCCCGATGCTGCCCCTGTGTATGGCCCTGGACGTAAGGAAAAGGACCAGGTTCAGCAAAAATACGACCAACCCTACATGAAAAAGTTGTTTCCAACGCAACTTCATGATCTTTTCTTTCTGAATGGAACCTTCGAAAGATGATGCTAATCATAAAAAAACGCCCACCTTAAAACCGAAGGTGGGCGTCATGGTTAGTCCATAACGAGTCCTGGGAAGTTTTGCACCCACTTCGGCAACCCGGCTGTCCTGTATCGGATCCGTGGCTTTGCGTCACCAGATCTCTCTGGTTTTGCTTTTTTCGGTCAGGCGACAATTGTGCGGTGGTACAAACATTAAAAGAGCAAAAAACGGGCCCCTTGCCGGCATCCGGCCATTATTTTCCCCTAACCTCTTCCGGAAGGAGAGCAACAGCCTTAAATGACTGTATTTATAAAAGAATTAATCCTTATTCACTCGGATTAAAATGAGATTTTCCAGCCAAAAACGCGCTCAACCCCTGGCCATCAGTAGGGTATTTGGAAAAAGTCCGTCTCCTCTCGGTGGGCCAAGGTGGTCAAATGACCACCGCAGGATTCAAATGACGCTTTTACAGAGAACGGTTTTTCTTTCCCTCCGGTCGCTCCACTCCCGGCGCTGAAGCAATGGGCCCCTCCATCCTCTCCACCTTGCAGCTTTCTTGCAGAGACGTCATCCAGGCCGCATACAGGGTTTCATATTTCTGCTGCTCCAGTTCACTACGAATATCGTCTTTTTTTTCCTCATAGGAAAGTTGTACGGGATCCTTGATCTCTGCCAACTTGAGAATATGGTAGCCGTAAATCGATTCGACCGGGTCGGAGACCTCGCCGACCTGCATCTTTACGATAGCTTTTTCGATGTCGGCGATAAGCTGGCCTTCGTGGAAATACCCCAGGTCTCCCCCCACGTAGCGTTTTTCATCATCGGAATTGTAGTAGGCCAGATTGTAAAAATCCTCACCGGCCTTTCCCCGCGCCGAAAGATCTTGTGCCTTCTCCAGAAAGGGTGTTTTCTGTTCCGGGGTCAGACGCGGATCCACCTTGATAAAGATCTGGCTGGCCCGAAACATGCGGGGTCTGAAAAACCGTTGCTGGTTGGCCTGATAAAAGTCCCTGACCTCAGCCTCCTGCACATTGACTTGCTGGGCGATGGCAACCTTCTCGGCTTTTTGGGCGATCAATCCCCGGTACACGGAGGCCCGCAAGGCCGACACACTTTCTCCCTGCAGGGCTTCGGCGAGCAAATCAGGAGTCGGAAATTTTTCCCAGACGGGCTGAAGACGCGCCTCCAGCTCCTCGGAGGAAACCACGATTTCATTATCCAAAGCATAACGGACCTTCATGGCCTGTCCAATCAGTTCGCCCAAGGCTTTTTCCTCGATCTCTTCGAGCTTTTCGCGGGAAACACCACCATGATAACTGGAATTCAACGGCAGAATGCGACTGACCTGTCGTTTAAGCTCATAGGTGGTAATCGGAATGCCGCCGACCCTGGCGACGACACTCTCGTCCCCCATGACGGTTTGGGAAGTAAACAGCAGAAAAAAACCAATAATCGACAGATATTTTAACGCTTTGAAATAACTGATGGACATAAACAACTCCAATCTGATGAAGAACGCTCTGCATCATTTGATATGGCATTCAAAACAGAGAGAACTGCCCCTGTCGTTGACCACCAAAAGATTTTTCTCCCGGGAAAAAACATTGTGGCAAGAACCGCAGCCGATTTTGCCCTCAAAGAGGGTGATATAAGGCGCCAGAGCTTCTGGCGAACGCAACTCCCGGTCCCGCATCGCGGCCCGGCGATAATCGATGCCGATGGGATGGGAGAGTTTCCGCTGACTGTAGGTTACCGACTCGTCTTCCTCCCCGACCCGATAGGAAGTTGCCGGGGCGACAACCCCGTCATGACAGGCCAGGCATTCGGCGGAAACAGCATCAAGAAGGCGGGACCATCGCCCCGAATCGAGGGG from Desulfuromonas sp. KJ2020 encodes the following:
- a CDS encoding GGDEF and EAL domain-containing protein, producing the protein MKLRWKQLFHVGLVVFLLNLVLFLTSRAIHRGSIGTSRYFLHWNFLLTLAFGLTIYGILIKLSHVRRKRREIEAQCHTLVESLGLGVSLVDENFNILMANSAIGRIFDKDVTSLVGRPCFRELKRRKNPCSDCPGAIALSTGSPATEEIVGHHADGSPRVMRVQAFPVFDPAGRAHRFIEIVEDITAQKEAQRALRESNQLAKTVLSSIRDGVAIIDTADYSFTAVNRVFLENVGLREEEVVGRSCYELLPQKPFSYPSQDAFCPIEESEKSGAHAQADYSVTDAKGDIRHLEVFTSPIKNESGKVIQVVWVARDVSERKKAEQEIRHLAYHDALTGLPNRSRLEERLEQLFSHGQPANQQLAMLFLDLDRFKNINDTFGHAMGDLLLKSVSRRLRTSVREGDMVARLGGDEFVILLIRTKNRQEVETVARKILEVISAPFYLEGHKIYITTSIGIALCPHDGHEGDLLKKSADMAMYAAKEKGRNAYHFYSEQMGQQALERHHIEQELRLALEEGQFYLVYQPQFDLRTGQLTGIEALLRWRHPERGHISPLQFLRTAEETNLIRPLGEWVLETACAQNKVWQKEGFPCVRVSVNLSSHHFRDPDFSRVVKETLARTELSPQCLGLELAESVLMENTESLARILQDFKNMGIQLTVDTFDTGYAPLRYLKHFPIDRVKISHGAAETLFVGQDKKSHFEEMIRKARQLNLEIIAGGIETMEQIDQLTTLRCFTMQGYYLERPLSAHDMPRVFKGGLFQGRLVAKS
- a CDS encoding peptidylprolyl isomerase, translated to MSISYFKALKYLSIIGFFLLFTSQTVMGDESVVARVGGIPITTYELKRQVSRILPLNSSYHGGVSREKLEEIEEKALGELIGQAMKVRYALDNEIVVSSEELEARLQPVWEKFPTPDLLAEALQGESVSALRASVYRGLIAQKAEKVAIAQQVNVQEAEVRDFYQANQQRFFRPRMFRASQIFIKVDPRLTPEQKTPFLEKAQDLSARGKAGEDFYNLAYYNSDDEKRYVGGDLGYFHEGQLIADIEKAIVKMQVGEVSDPVESIYGYHILKLAEIKDPVQLSYEEKKDDIRSELEQQKYETLYAAWMTSLQESCKVERMEGPIASAPGVERPEGKKNRSL